From the genome of Streptacidiphilus rugosus AM-16, one region includes:
- a CDS encoding class F sortase yields MNHPQTDSTNATRRQGTGRRSWHAAGWPALPLLAAAAALFGYGLTAPAPPPQPDPAQALTSAVPDPGVTGEDVTPWVSALPPAAPIRVVIPAIGVDAPLVPLTLLPDQHLGAPPANIPRAAGWYADGTPPGTPGTAVIAGHVDTDAGPAVFYNLGALKKGMTIAVPRADQTTAVFTIDAVAAYSATNFPTHTVYDPARRPELRLITCGAGYSRTRHSYLGNVVVYAHLTSHSPA; encoded by the coding sequence GTGAACCACCCCCAGACCGACTCGACCAACGCGACGCGCCGGCAGGGCACGGGGCGACGATCTTGGCATGCGGCGGGCTGGCCGGCTCTGCCGCTGCTGGCCGCGGCGGCCGCACTGTTCGGTTACGGTCTCACTGCCCCTGCGCCGCCGCCGCAGCCCGACCCCGCCCAAGCACTCACCTCCGCCGTCCCCGATCCGGGGGTCACCGGCGAGGACGTGACGCCTTGGGTCTCCGCGCTCCCGCCTGCCGCACCCATCCGCGTCGTCATTCCCGCGATCGGCGTCGACGCCCCCCTGGTCCCGCTCACCCTGCTCCCCGACCAGCACCTCGGCGCTCCCCCTGCGAACATCCCCAGGGCCGCGGGCTGGTACGCCGACGGCACCCCACCGGGCACCCCCGGCACCGCCGTCATCGCCGGACACGTCGACACCGACGCCGGCCCCGCCGTCTTCTACAACCTCGGCGCCCTCAAGAAGGGCATGACCATCGCTGTACCGCGTGCCGATCAGACCACCGCCGTCTTCACCATCGACGCCGTCGCCGCCTACTCCGCCACGAACTTCCCGACCCACACCGTCTACGACCCGGCTCGACGACCCGAACTTCGCCTCATCACCTGTGGCGCCGGCTACTCCAGGACTCGCCACTCCTATCTCGGCAACGTCGTCGTCTACGCCCACCTCACCAGCCACTCGCCCGCCTGA
- a CDS encoding alpha/beta hydrolase family protein: protein MYSLQFTAESSSNGMVERDFVVGDVPGVLWSPASNAADRAPLILMAHGGGNHKKHPAMSGRARLLVAGCGFHVAVIDAPGHGDRPRTAHDEQEIAELFRARAAGEPEGPIVVRYNDHLAELAVPEYQATLDALQGLPEIGTDGLVGFWGINMGTAIGIPFVATEPRISAAVFGQHWPDTLAEKAKQITIPIEFDLQWDDEHISREAGLALFDAFASKEKSLHVNSGKHKELPRFEADSAVRFFARHFGRAITASA from the coding sequence ATGTACTCTCTGCAGTTCACCGCCGAGTCGTCGTCGAATGGCATGGTCGAGCGCGACTTCGTCGTGGGCGACGTCCCCGGCGTCCTCTGGTCGCCGGCCTCCAACGCAGCCGATCGCGCGCCCCTGATCCTGATGGCCCACGGCGGCGGCAACCACAAGAAGCACCCGGCGATGTCCGGTCGCGCCCGCCTCCTCGTGGCTGGCTGCGGCTTCCACGTCGCCGTCATCGACGCGCCCGGTCACGGTGACCGGCCTCGCACGGCGCACGACGAGCAGGAGATCGCCGAGCTGTTCCGGGCGCGGGCCGCGGGCGAGCCGGAAGGCCCGATCGTCGTGCGCTACAACGACCACCTGGCGGAGTTGGCCGTGCCCGAGTACCAGGCGACCCTGGATGCTCTCCAGGGACTCCCGGAGATCGGCACCGACGGGTTGGTCGGCTTCTGGGGCATCAACATGGGCACCGCGATCGGCATCCCATTCGTGGCCACCGAACCCAGGATCTCCGCCGCAGTCTTCGGCCAGCACTGGCCCGACACCCTGGCCGAGAAGGCGAAGCAGATCACCATCCCGATCGAGTTCGACCTGCAGTGGGACGACGAGCACATCTCGCGCGAGGCCGGTCTCGCGCTGTTCGACGCCTTCGCCTCGAAGGAGAAGTCGCTGCACGTGAACTCGGGCAAGCACAAGGAACTGCCCCGGTTCGAGGCCGACAGCGCGGTCCGGTTCTTCGCCCGGCACTTCGGCCGAGCAATCACCGCGTCGGCCTGA